A single region of the Nicotiana sylvestris chromosome 6, ASM39365v2, whole genome shotgun sequence genome encodes:
- the LOC138871371 gene encoding uncharacterized protein → MITAPAVQPPRGGGQTSRDRPRGGGQTGRDIPYESLGTPVHVSTLVGDSGVMDWIYRSCVVTFCGFETRADLMLLDIIDFEVILGMDRLSPYHVVLDCHVKTVNLAMLKLPRLERKGSSVSTSSQVISFLKAQHMVEKGCFAYLTYVRDTTIESPTIDSVLVVREFADVFPSDLPSMPLDHDIDFCIDLTPGTQPISIPPYCMAPKELKVLKEQLEELLAKGL, encoded by the exons atgattacagcaccagctgTCCAGCCGCCTAGAGGCGGAGGGCAGACTAGTAGGgaccgtcctagaggtggaggccaaacagggagag ATATTCCCTATGAGTCCTTAGGTactcctgttcatgtgtctactcTTGTAGGTGATTCTGGGGTTATGGATTGGATCTATCGGTcatgtgtggtcacattctgtggttttgagactagagcggaTCTCATGTTGCTTGATATaatcgactttgaggtcatcctgggcatggaccgATTATCCCCATATCACGTCGTCCTAGATTGCCATGTCAAGACTGTTAACTTAGCGATGCTAAAGTTACCGAGATTGGAGCGGAAGGGTTCCTCAGTTAGTACATCTAGTCAGGTTATTTCTTTTCTGAAGGCtcaacatatggtcgagaagggttgtttcgCTTATCTaacttatgttcgggacaccaccatAGAGTCTCCGACAATTGATTCAGTTTTAGTCGTCCGGGAGTTCGCCGACGTGTTCCCTTCTGACCTTCCTAGCATGCCATTGGAtcatgatattgatttctgtattgatttgactccaggtacccagcctatatctatcccaccatactgtatggctccgaaagagttgaaggtaTTGAAAGAGCAGCtcgaggagttgttagcaaagggtttGTGA